From a region of the Tachypleus tridentatus isolate NWPU-2018 chromosome 1, ASM421037v1, whole genome shotgun sequence genome:
- the LOC143247407 gene encoding uncharacterized protein LOC143247407 — translation MPLIPECEKKVSAKNVKKTKTNIRRKQKVTKRTTLETIYENDLEERNTLRETPASKQGKAIKEYIQRPLFPRNVNNYDELIIVKPNSKQGHRKKKVVILIENSDSQDTFIIGKARKQT, via the exons atgccactgatccCTGAATGTGAGAAGAAGGTCTCTGCAAAGAAtgttaagaagacaaaaactaatatacgaAGAAAGCAAAAAGTGACCAAACGAACAACCCTGGAGACGATATATGAAAATGACCTAGAAGAAAGGAATActttg AGAGAAACACCAGCGTCAAAACAAGGAAAAGCTATTAAAGAATATATCCAGCGACCTCTGTTTCCTAGAAATGTGAACAATTACGATGAACTTATTATCGTTAAACCAAATAGTAAACAAGGACAtcgaaaaaaaaaggttgttattCTCATTGAAAATTCTGACAGCCAAGATACGTTTATCATTGGAAAAGCTCGGAAACAAAcctga